The Portunus trituberculatus isolate SZX2019 unplaced genomic scaffold, ASM1759143v1 PGA_scaffold_228__1_contigs__length_152164, whole genome shotgun sequence genomic interval tatatatatatatatatatatatatatatatatatatatatatatatatatatatatatatatatatatatatatatatatatatatatatatatatatatatatatatatatatatatatatatatatatatatatatatatatatatatatatatatatatatatatatatatatatatatatatatatatatatatatatatatatatatatatatatatatatatatatatatatatatatatatatatatatatatatatatatatatatatatatatatatatatatatatatatatatatatatatatatatatatatatatatatatatatatatatatatatatatatatatatatatatatatatatatatatatatatatataaattgcatTGTGGTTGAGCCCACAAACTATCTTTCTTCCAactttctttcccccttctcttcccacgcactttctctttagctagctatcttcttttcttcaacccctttaaaaaaaaaaaaaagactgtgaCACTTGTGCCTTCCTGCCTCACCTCCCGCCGCCTgctattgtcatcatcaccatcatcatcatcatcatcatcatcattgtcagcCAGCCTGGTGCTTTCCCCGCACTCACACTAACTATTGCAGCTACAAACATAACCAACacaggcacgcacacacgcatgtACGTAcacgctcactctctctccctctcctccccttaccttcctccaacctatccactctctctctctctctctctctctctctctctctctctctctctctctctctctctctctgtcctgccaCCCGCGCTACCCTCCCAGGGAGTAATGACGCACAGTGAGCAAGGCGGCAGCTATACAGTgtacatacagtatatatacTATGTGCTTGTCACACACCACTGTTTAACCAACCCGTCGTGCAATAcatttgcctccctccctcaaaaCCTTCCatgacaatacacacacacacacacacacacacacacacacacacacacacacacacacacacacacacacacacacgttgtatAGTCGTGTTGTGTAGGAAAGAGAAATCCtccatattcttttattttcatgcaagaaggaaagctggccaagggcagcaaaaattgagaaaaaggcGCACTGGATTGTCAGTTCTCTTCAAGATAATAAGAATTATCCAAAACAAGTCAGGGACaaaaggaagttggaaatacagatgcaggcaggaagctccagagtttaccagaggaaggtataaatgattgagagtattgctTAACTCCTGtattagaaagttggacagaataggggtgaaatgaagaagagagctTTGTGCAACAaggtcgcaggaggaggggacgcATGCAGTTAACAATATTAAAAGAGTAGTTTGCATGAAATTAGCGATagaagatagtaagagatgcaacatttcggtagtgagaaagaaactgaagacagtcagaggagggatttgatgagacgaaaagcttttaattccatcctatctaataaagctgtgtgagtggaaaccccccaaacatgcaaagagtactccatacaaggaaggacaaggcccttgtacaaagttagcagctggagggacgagaaaaactggtggataCGCATAATTTCTTAGAAGCTGTTTTACCAAGagatgatatgtgaagtttctagttaagattatgaataaaggacagaccgaggatattcagtgtggaaaagggagacagttgaggggatagttgtctggaaggttgtgtgagttgagagatggaggaattgagttattGGGGCAATGAAAACTACCAAGTTTTCTCTGGTCcagtcagaaatcttagaaagatcagaagtcaggcgtgtTGTGGCGTCCCTGAGTGATTTGCtgacttcctgaagagttggtcgtctctgaaaagacgggGAAAGATTtagagtggtatcatcagcgtaggagtggacagGGCAAgatgtttggttaagaagataattaatgaataagagaaggagagtgggtgacaggacagaaccctgaagaacaccactaTTGATTGATTTAGGAGAAGATCAGTGGCCATATACCACTGCTGCAATAGAATGTTCGGAAAGAAAACTtcagatgaagttgcagagagaaggatagaagccgtaggagggcagttttgaaatcaaagctttgtgccagactctatcaaaatcttttgatatgtctaacgctacaggaaaagtttcaccgaatcctataaaagaggatgaccaagactcggtaaggaacgccagaagatcaatagtagagcgaccttgacggaagccatactggccaTATAATAGAAGATTGAGAAgcgacagatgtttgagaagcTTCTTATTGAAGATAGATTCAAAATCTTTAGGGAAGCAAGATATTTAAGCAATAGGACGATAGTTTAAGGGATTAAAACGGTCACTCTTTTTAGGAACATGTTGAATGTAGCCAAACatccaacaagaaggaaagataaaagtcgatagacatacttgaaagagtttggccaagcaaggtgcaagcacggaagcacagtttttgagaacaataaaaaGGACCTCATCAGGTCAATAAACCTTCCGAGGgcttaggccagcgagggcattgAAAACATCATTAAGAAGAATTTTATTCgttggcatgaaatagtcagattAAAGAGAGGGATGGGCACTGCTTCTAATCCTGACTGAGAGGCCAGTCCTACAGGCACAAACCTGCCCTGTCTAATTTGCCAATTATCGCTCTCTCGCAGGCCTACTGCTGCCGGCTGCACGCGGAGCAGCGTCGTCTGGTACAGGTGAGCGACGTCCTTGTGAAAGGCATCAGCAATCTGTTGGAAGACATTGAGGGGGATACTCCGTGGCGGACTACATGGCGAGGGGGCAATGACACTGACCGAGCGGCTCTCAGTAACCTGCTGGCAAAGGCCGCAGCCGCCAATTGCCCACTGACTGCATCATTCCTACACAGTGCAGGAGCGTGGCCTTTTTTTAGCCCAGCCTCAGGTAGCAGTGCCCTGCACGCCGCGCTGGACGCCGGCCACCAGGATATGGCCGAGTTGCTAGTCAGGGACCTCGGGGCCTGCCCCTACGTGCCGGACTCCGGCGGTCGCCTTCCCCTCCACATAATGACCGacaaagagcagcagcagctggaGCAGGTGAggctgtgtatatatatatatatatatatatatatatatatatatatatatatatatatatatatatatatatatatatatatatatatatatatatatatatatatatatatatatatatatatatacaggcactataggccatagcgaaaaaaaaatactattattgttatcattataatttctattattataactgttattattattatcattatcattattactaatattattattatcattaatattattattgttgttgttcttgttaatatcactattattattgttattattactattattattattattattattattattattattattattattattatcattaaagtGATTTTTGCTACAATcaatattttgattatttttagttattttgagttattttttattataatcaatttggtaactactattataattacacacacacgcacgtcgtTGCTCGGTGAATGGTTGTGGCTCTTCATTCTGTAGCAATGTTTATCCAGCAGCAATTAGTGCAGCACAGTGCAGTACTACGAGATTCTGCACGAGGaactgtggcctcgctgtcccagtgtgtgtcGTGGGAGTGATCTCTGTTATCCCTAAAACACCGCTCACTCTGACCTCTGAGCCACCACATCCCGCAGCTACGATCaatgacacctctctctctctctcgtttcacagAGGCTCTTCGAGGAAGAGCGGGAGAAGCTGAGGAATCTTGAGCTTCGCCAGAAAGCAGATCGCGAGAAGGCGGCGGCACGGACCGCGCTGGACGTACAGGGAGTTCTTTTCAACCTCCACAAGAAGGGCGATGTTCAGACTGTATCCGCAGATGATGGCCGCGCCTGTCTGCTGTTGGCTGTGCGCAAAGGTCTGCTGCAGCTGACTTATCTGCTGCTGCAGGAGGGTCGCCGCCCAGTGGACGGTGTGCTGGACAAAGCATGCGGCACCACAGCCATTCATGAAGCGGCCTCACACGGTGAGGACGGCTGCGTGGCGCTGCTGGTGAGCGCCGGCGCTAAACTTCAACAGCGCGACACCTATGGTCAGACGCCCCGACACCTGGCCGCCATGTTTGGCCACACAAGCACTTCTGACTTACTGGCCCGACAAGCTGTGCAGGACCCTCCTTGTCGCGCGGGCACCACTGCTAAGGAAGTGATGCGAGGATTTGAGGCATATCTGCAGCTTTATGAAAAATATGACGGTGAGCCTCTGACGCCATCTGAACGTCGTAATTCAGACAGCGTCACGAGAGAACTTATGAAGCAGATAGAGGTTGGGAAGCTGCAGCAGGAGGCTCAACGAGTGGCGGTTGACTTGTCACGAGGCGAGGCCCTTCAAATAtatgaggtggtgatggcggaaCTGAAAGCCATCATAGATAAGGTGTCAGCCGCGTATCCCACCTACCACGGCGACCTGAGACTGGTGGGCAGCTCTCGGGACGGCTCCAAGTTGTACGCCCCCGACGAATTTGATGTAAATATCGTTGTTCACGAGGACGGCGTGGGAGTAAATGttagtgagagaagggaggaagaagcccTGCTGAAGGGCAGGTTAGAGATATCTGTAGAGACCAACAACCCACACCTTCAGGGAAATAATTTCATGACCAGTCTGTACGAGGAGGTGCACCGCTGCCTCACTGGCCACACCCTGCTGGACAAAAGACTGAGCCTGGTGCCGCCGGGCCTGATCAGCACGCAGGTGGGCGTGGCTCTCGCCCTGGCCTGGCAGGGACAAGAGTACCCTCTGCTGTTGGTCGGCGTGGACCTGGTGCCGGTGCTGGAGGTGCCGTGGCCGGGAAAAATTCCCAGACCCTTCCTCACTCCcgcggacaccaccaccatacagcTCAGTAATGCCGCGGACGCCACATGGCGCTGCAGCTTTGCCTTGGCAGAGGCAAAGGTGCTGGAGACGTTGAGCCCTGTAGAGCGCCAGGCACAGCTGATGGGAAAGGTAATTCTGTCTCGCCTGAAGGCCGAGCCCTGGATGCCACGTCACAAGAAGAGCTTCTGCACCTGGTTTGACACACGTGAGTGGAACATCCCGGTGCCGAGCGGATTCTGCTTCAAGAACGCATTCCTGCGGTGGCTGGAGCATAAGAGGTGTGAGGAAAAGGACCTTGGCAGGCAGCTGGGAACGGGACGCAAAGAGGATCTAGCGAGGCAccggggagagggaggcaaagAGGATCCCACCAGGGAGCTTGAGGCAGAGCGGGAAGAGGACCCAATCAgatgggtggtggaggtgttcaGGCTGATGTGTGCAAACCCAGAGGAATCACGAGAGCACCTGGCAACTCTAAACAGCCCCGCCTACTTCGGAGGGGACTGTGAGGGCCGCAAACCTGGAGACGGGGCGCCCATCGTTGTGCAGTGTCTGGAGGAGAACTTGGAAAATTTGTGGTCAGGCTTGGCTGACCAGCGAGATCTGAGCCAAGACAGCCAGGAAGCGATGAGGAACATAATGCTGGGGCTAGACCTCTGGATACTGATGATGCAGCTCCACGGTGACGATCAGCAGTGATTCACACCACCCTCTGTAAACTACTCCTTACCCCCTCCAGCAcaaaacacacagatagatagattgtttATAGGCAACAGCAGTGCAATGATTGCATATTACTTGTTACTTATTTTCCTGTTACCTAATTACATTTATGAATGAGACGTTGTCAATCATTCCAGTGGCACGTGCAGTCCAACATGATGATAACACTAACATTTTATTGATTATCTTGTACACCTAACCTGCTGCAAACATTTGTATTTGATATCATGTTGCTACGTGTTGACAAGTAAACAGACAGAATATCATGTATTTCTTGACATGTTTCACCCATTGACAGCTTATCGGAAAACACCTGTTCTATTGTCACAAGCCCGTGATTGTCTCCAATGTGTTGAGTCACTGGGCAGTCCTGGAGGacgtgtctctgtctctctgtttgaatAAATAACCTTTTATTCACATAACATTTCATTTATAGATAAGTGACCACGACCCCCACTATtccatatgtatatatatatatatatatatatatatatatatatatatatatatatatatatatatatatatatatatatatatatatatatatatatatatatatatatatatatatatatatatatagagagagagagagagagagagagagagagagagagagagagagagagagagagagagagagagagagagagagagagagagagagagagagagagagagagagagagagagagagagagagagagagagaggtaggggacGAAGAAAAGTCGCGGGAAAATCACTTCAACTTATTGTTGCGACGTTTTGAGACACATACAATGCCATTTTCAAACTGACTGTAAAAGCACGTGATCAAATGAATGCGGGAACgtgagtaaaggatagaccgaggatattcagtgtggatcacggagacagttgagtgttattgaagaagaggatagttgtctggaaggttgtgttgagttgatagatggaagagttgagtttttgaggcattgaacactacaaagtttactctgccccaatcagaaatctgaggagttgagtttttgaggcattgaacactacaaaGTTTTCtgtgccccaatcagaaatcttagaaagggcagaagttaggcgttctgtggcgttcctgcatcatctgttaacttcctgaagggttggtcgtctctgaaaggacgtggaaagatgtagtgtTATCATCAGCGTGgaagtggatagggcaaaaatAAGATGAACCTCCTAGTGGAACATACGTCTGTTGATGaatgacagcag includes:
- the LOC123500427 gene encoding ankyrin-1-like isoform X2, producing the protein MDNIPESFDGHAVSRDGLTPLHTAALCGAPCGAVGALLGRGVSPHVSTPDNQTPADLAQQEGHRPLIQTLHAHQCPQDGAPPDQLYEELLSTISRGDHVQEVSRLLCRGAPLEPRCGRSALRLAITTDRARTVSLLLASGASLSARLLQEAWYSTNVTPAVLASLTTAYCCRLHAEQRRLVQVSDVLVKGISNLLEDIEGDTPWRTTWRGGNDTDRAALSNLLAKAAAANCPLTASFLHSAGAWPFFSPASGSSALHAALDAGHQDMAELLVRDLGACPYVPDSGGRLPLHIMTDKEQQQLEQRLFEEEREKLRNLELRQKADREKAAARTALDVQGVLFNLHKKGDVQTVSADDGRACLLLAVRKGLLQLTYLLLQEGRRPVDGVLDKACGTTAIHEAASHGEDGCVALLVSAGAKLQQRDTYGQTPRHLAAMFGHTSTSDLLARQAVQDPPCRAGTTAKEVMRGFEAYLQLYEKYDGEPLTPSERRNSDSVTRELMKQIEVGKLQQEAQRVAVDLSRGEALQIYEVVMAELKAIIDKVSAAYPTYHGDLRLVGSSRDGSKLYAPDEFDVNIVVHEDGVGVNVSERREEEALLKGRLEISVETNNPHLQGNNFMTSLYEEVHRCLTGHTLLDKRLSLVPPGLISTQVGVALALAWQGQEYPLLLVGVDLVPVLEVPWPGKIPRPFLTPADTTTIQLSNAADATWRCSFALAEAKVLETLSPVERQAQLMGKVILSRLKAEPWMPRHKKSFCTWFDTREWNIPVPSGFCFKNAFLRWLEHKRCEEKDLGRQLGTGRKEDLARHRGEGGKEDPTRELEAEREEDPIRWVVEVFRLMCANPEESREHLATLNSPAYFGGDCEGRKPGDGAPIVVQCLEENLENLWSGLADQRDLSQDSQEAMRNIMLGLDLWILMMQLHGDDQQ
- the LOC123500427 gene encoding ankyrin-3-like isoform X1, translating into MVAAMKGHTQTVKALLSLGANPLATERQGWTALHFAACWGWQECVAALLPVTPATATHLEGATPVHLASYHGQVQVLEQLAGAGWPLTARDSGGWTPLHCAAWRGHVSAVRWLVRRGVDPRVQDKSGLTPLALAVHHGRHEVETWLIKNGGGGVTEGSEAQHVSVKAVRAWRLLYEKHHNTVLSWLVEGNEAGMDNIPESFDGHAVSRDGLTPLHTAALCGAPCGAVGALLGRGVSPHVSTPDNQTPADLAQQEGHRPLIQTLHAHQCPQDGAPPDQLYEELLSTISRGDHVQEVSRLLCRGAPLEPRCGRSALRLAITTDRARTVSLLLASGASLSARLLQEAWYSTNVTPAVLASLTTAYCCRLHAEQRRLVQVSDVLVKGISNLLEDIEGDTPWRTTWRGGNDTDRAALSNLLAKAAAANCPLTASFLHSAGAWPFFSPASGSSALHAALDAGHQDMAELLVRDLGACPYVPDSGGRLPLHIMTDKEQQQLEQRLFEEEREKLRNLELRQKADREKAAARTALDVQGVLFNLHKKGDVQTVSADDGRACLLLAVRKGLLQLTYLLLQEGRRPVDGVLDKACGTTAIHEAASHGEDGCVALLVSAGAKLQQRDTYGQTPRHLAAMFGHTSTSDLLARQAVQDPPCRAGTTAKEVMRGFEAYLQLYEKYDGEPLTPSERRNSDSVTRELMKQIEVGKLQQEAQRVAVDLSRGEALQIYEVVMAELKAIIDKVSAAYPTYHGDLRLVGSSRDGSKLYAPDEFDVNIVVHEDGVGVNVSERREEEALLKGRLEISVETNNPHLQGNNFMTSLYEEVHRCLTGHTLLDKRLSLVPPGLISTQVGVALALAWQGQEYPLLLVGVDLVPVLEVPWPGKIPRPFLTPADTTTIQLSNAADATWRCSFALAEAKVLETLSPVERQAQLMGKVILSRLKAEPWMPRHKKSFCTWFDTREWNIPVPSGFCFKNAFLRWLEHKRCEEKDLGRQLGTGRKEDLARHRGEGGKEDPTRELEAEREEDPIRWVVEVFRLMCANPEESREHLATLNSPAYFGGDCEGRKPGDGAPIVVQCLEENLENLWSGLADQRDLSQDSQEAMRNIMLGLDLWILMMQLHGDDQQ